A genomic region of Candidatus Pseudomonas phytovorans contains the following coding sequences:
- a CDS encoding acyl-CoA dehydrogenase, whose product MDLAHLDRLLHRFGTRSRAIDLDPLLPELLQALQAQQLDLLPLPGQGHTLERWRALARVGGCDLGLAKLYEGHTDALAILAECGATHLAHDGIWGVWAAEPPDARARIVARDGERVRLQGCKAWCSGALQIDRALLTAWEDDQPQLVAVELSHPSQRIQAEHWQAVGMACTASVNVEFDDSPGLAVGAPGQYLSRPGFWQGGAGIAACWYGAAEALAGYLREHCSKPRPDPHAEAHLGAVDAALYGARAALRECAAWIDQHPQADASFVVRRTRAQIEQAVEQVIQHVGRALGATPFCRSSHFARLSADLPVYLRQSHAERDLAELGRQVARTPTGAWQL is encoded by the coding sequence ATGGACCTCGCCCACCTCGACCGGCTGCTGCACCGCTTCGGTACCCGTTCGCGGGCTATCGACCTCGACCCCTTGCTGCCGGAACTGTTGCAGGCGCTGCAAGCGCAACAGCTCGACCTGCTGCCCCTGCCTGGCCAGGGGCACACATTGGAGCGCTGGCGTGCCTTGGCGCGGGTCGGCGGCTGCGATCTCGGCCTGGCCAAGCTGTATGAAGGCCACACCGATGCCTTGGCGATCCTCGCCGAGTGCGGCGCCACTCACCTTGCTCACGACGGTATCTGGGGCGTCTGGGCTGCCGAGCCGCCGGATGCCAGGGCCCGCATCGTCGCGCGCGATGGCGAGCGGGTTCGACTGCAAGGCTGCAAGGCATGGTGTTCGGGCGCACTGCAGATCGACAGGGCGCTGCTGACCGCCTGGGAGGACGACCAGCCGCAGCTGGTGGCCGTCGAGCTGTCACATCCCAGCCAGCGCATCCAGGCCGAACACTGGCAGGCCGTGGGCATGGCCTGCACCGCCAGTGTCAACGTCGAGTTCGACGACTCGCCGGGGCTGGCGGTCGGCGCACCAGGCCAGTACCTGTCCCGTCCTGGCTTCTGGCAGGGCGGCGCGGGTATCGCGGCCTGCTGGTACGGCGCGGCCGAGGCCTTGGCAGGCTACCTGCGCGAGCACTGCAGCAAACCGCGGCCCGACCCCCATGCCGAGGCTCATCTGGGCGCGGTCGATGCGGCCTTGTATGGTGCCCGCGCCGCCCTTCGCGAATGCGCCGCCTGGATCGATCAGCACCCCCAGGCCGACGCCAGTTTCGTAGTACGCCGGACCCGCGCGCAGATCGAGCAGGCGGTGGAGCAGGTCATTCAGCATGTAGGCAGGGCCCTGGGTGCCACACCCTTCTGCCGCAGCAGCCATTTCGCCCGGCTAAGCGCCGACCTGCCGGTGTACCTGCGCCAGAGCCACGCTGAACGCGACTTGGCCGAACTGGGCCGGCAAGTGGCCCGCACACCGACAGGAGCATGGCAACTATGA
- a CDS encoding PIG-L family deacetylase, with translation MSENLIDAATGTSWSDWQHSAYLARATWLAPEQLCPPGRRLVLLAPHPDDEVLMAGGLLASFQGREQDLVLISATNGEGSHPHSPHWTEQRLRHQRPLESRHALQQLDLDLNRLDWRRLNLKDGALPRDEAFLVRHLEQLLEPDDLLLTTWRGDGHCDHEAAGRAAAQAAQARGAQLAEAPVWAWHWAVPDDPRLPWSRAHRLQVDETRQARKREALAAHVSQLQPDGDRPPVVPAHLQACLLQPFELVFL, from the coding sequence ATGAGCGAGAACCTGATTGATGCGGCCACGGGCACGTCATGGAGCGACTGGCAACATTCCGCGTACCTGGCACGCGCCACCTGGCTTGCGCCAGAGCAACTGTGCCCACCTGGCCGACGCCTGGTGTTACTGGCGCCGCACCCGGACGACGAGGTGCTCATGGCCGGCGGGCTGCTTGCCAGCTTTCAAGGGCGTGAACAGGACCTGGTGCTGATCTCGGCCACCAATGGCGAGGGCAGCCACCCGCACTCCCCGCACTGGACCGAGCAGCGCCTGCGTCACCAGCGCCCCCTCGAAAGCCGGCATGCCTTGCAGCAGCTGGACCTGGACCTCAACCGCCTGGACTGGCGGCGGCTCAATCTCAAGGACGGCGCCTTGCCCCGCGATGAAGCCTTCCTGGTGCGTCACCTGGAACAATTGCTGGAGCCCGACGACCTGTTGCTGACCACCTGGCGTGGCGATGGCCACTGCGACCACGAGGCAGCAGGCCGCGCCGCGGCCCAGGCCGCCCAGGCACGCGGCGCACAGCTGGCCGAAGCGCCCGTGTGGGCCTGGCACTGGGCCGTACCCGACGACCCACGCCTGCCGTGGTCGCGGGCGCATCGCCTGCAGGTCGATGAAACACGCCAGGCCCGCAAGCGCGAAGCCTTGGCCGCCCATGTCAGCCAATTGCAGCCCGACGGTGACCGCCCGCCCGTGGTGCCGGCGCATTTGCAGGCGTGCCTGCTGCAACCCTTTGAACTGGTCTTCCTGTGA
- a CDS encoding SAM-dependent methyltransferase has protein sequence MSLNAQYFADLYADSDDPWAFRTRWYERRKRDLLLASLPRQRYERVFEPGCANGELSVLLAERCDSLLCQDIDPTAVGLARQRLNTAQHASVEQGHLPGDWPGGQFDLIVLSEIGYYLDPADWLQVIEQSVASLTGDGGLLACHWRHPIVGCPQDGREVHALLAKHLPLYSLLRHEEADFILEYWTCQPSVVDLNERCP, from the coding sequence ATGAGCCTGAACGCGCAATATTTCGCCGACCTGTATGCCGACAGCGATGACCCATGGGCCTTTCGCACCCGCTGGTATGAACGACGCAAGCGCGACCTGCTGCTGGCCAGCCTGCCGCGCCAGCGCTATGAGCGCGTGTTCGAGCCGGGCTGTGCTAACGGCGAATTGAGCGTGCTGCTGGCCGAGCGGTGCGACAGCTTGCTGTGCCAGGACATCGACCCGACCGCCGTGGGGCTGGCACGGCAGCGCTTGAATACCGCGCAGCATGCCAGTGTCGAGCAAGGGCATCTGCCGGGCGATTGGCCAGGCGGACAGTTCGACCTGATCGTGCTCAGCGAAATCGGCTATTACCTCGATCCCGCCGATTGGCTACAGGTGATCGAGCAATCAGTGGCCAGCCTGACTGGCGATGGCGGCCTGCTCGCCTGCCACTGGCGCCACCCCATCGTCGGCTGTCCGCAGGATGGCCGCGAGGTGCATGCCCTGCTGGCGAAGCATTTACCCCTGTATTCACTGCTGCGTCACGAAGAGGCGGATTTCATTCTCGAATACTGGACGTGCCAGCCCAGCGTGGTTGACCTCAACGAGCGCTGCCCATGA
- a CDS encoding glycosyltransferase, with protein sequence MIAVIIPAHNEARRLGHCLKAIKAAAARAEAAGFAVEVLVVLDRCSDSSALVARRHGVHTLELEAGNVGVARQAGAAWMIARGAQWLACTDADSRVPQHWLTSQLQWHADAVCGTVHIERWQPWQSIAFRQLYRSLYQAREGHRHIHGANLGVCAKAYQRAGGFQPVAAHEDVQLVQALQDSGAQIVWTAEHSVATSSRRDSRAKLGFGDYLSGLEGQVCQPVRDTPS encoded by the coding sequence ATGATCGCCGTCATCATTCCCGCCCACAACGAGGCCCGGCGCCTGGGGCATTGCCTCAAGGCAATCAAGGCTGCAGCTGCGCGAGCCGAGGCAGCAGGTTTTGCCGTAGAGGTGCTGGTGGTGCTGGACCGGTGCAGCGATAGCAGTGCGCTGGTGGCCCGCCGCCACGGTGTGCATACCCTTGAACTGGAGGCAGGCAACGTCGGCGTCGCCCGGCAGGCAGGTGCGGCGTGGATGATCGCCCGCGGTGCCCAATGGCTGGCATGCACCGACGCCGACAGCCGCGTCCCGCAGCACTGGCTGACCTCGCAGTTGCAATGGCACGCTGATGCGGTGTGCGGCACCGTGCACATCGAGCGCTGGCAACCCTGGCAGAGCATCGCCTTTCGCCAGCTGTACCGCAGCCTTTACCAGGCACGTGAGGGGCACCGGCATATTCATGGCGCCAACCTCGGGGTGTGCGCCAAGGCCTACCAGCGCGCTGGCGGGTTCCAGCCAGTAGCGGCCCATGAGGATGTTCAACTGGTGCAGGCCCTGCAAGACAGCGGGGCGCAGATTGTCTGGACCGCCGAACACAGCGTAGCCACCAGCAGCCGGCGTGATAGCCGGGCGAAGCTTGGATTCGGGGACTATCTCAGTGGCCTGGAAGGACAGGTCTGCCAACCCGTCCGGGATACACCCTCATGA
- a CDS encoding Ku protein, with translation MARAIWKGAISFGLVHIPVALNVAVRSERVDFDWLDKRSMEPVGYKRVNKVTGKDIDKDNVVKGVEYEKGRYVVISEQEIRDARPEATQTIDIFSFVQAGEIPLQHFDTPYYLSPDRRGGKVYALLRDTLESTGKVALATVVLHTRQHLALLRPLEDALVLITLRWPEEVRSVESLELDKSVTDAKADKREMGMAKRLVEDMSGSWAPDEYHDAFRQTILDLVEEKASKGKIETVDKSDGNAVEKGADILDLTELLKRSLGGKTKAAKPAAKRPRKAS, from the coding sequence ATGGCACGGGCTATCTGGAAAGGCGCGATCAGTTTCGGGCTGGTGCACATCCCCGTTGCACTCAACGTCGCAGTGCGTTCCGAGCGGGTGGACTTTGACTGGCTCGACAAGCGCAGCATGGAGCCGGTGGGCTACAAGCGGGTCAACAAGGTCACCGGCAAGGACATCGACAAGGACAATGTCGTCAAGGGCGTGGAGTACGAGAAGGGCCGCTACGTGGTGATCAGTGAGCAGGAGATCCGTGATGCGCGCCCCGAGGCGACCCAGACCATCGATATCTTCTCGTTCGTGCAGGCTGGCGAGATTCCGCTGCAGCACTTCGACACACCCTACTACCTGAGCCCTGACCGCCGGGGTGGCAAAGTGTATGCACTGCTGCGCGACACGCTGGAGAGCACCGGCAAGGTGGCCTTGGCCACCGTGGTGCTGCATACCCGGCAGCACCTGGCGCTGCTGCGGCCGCTGGAAGACGCACTGGTGCTGATCACCCTGCGCTGGCCGGAGGAGGTGCGCAGCGTGGAAAGCCTGGAACTGGACAAGAGCGTGACGGATGCCAAGGCCGACAAACGCGAAATGGGCATGGCCAAACGCCTGGTCGAAGACATGAGTGGGTCATGGGCACCCGATGAGTACCACGATGCGTTTCGCCAGACCATTCTCGACCTGGTGGAAGAGAAGGCCAGCAAAGGCAAGATCGAGACGGTGGATAAGAGCGACGGCAACGCCGTGGAGAAAGGCGCGGATATCCTCGACCTCACCGAGCTGCTCAAACGCAGCCTCGGCGGCAAGACCAAGGCCGCAAAGCCTGCGGCCAAGCGACCGCGCAAGGCCTCATGA
- a CDS encoding LysR substrate-binding domain-containing protein: MIDLRHLRTLHALRETDSLPEAAERLHLTQSALSHQFRELETRVGMPVFVRKSKPVRFTTAGLKLLQLADQVLPLIRTTERNLSKLAGGAADRLHIAIECHSCYQWLMPSLDEFRCAWPEVELDLASGLSFAPLPALERGDLDLVVTSDPVTLPGITYVPLFGYEAMLAIDKHHPLREKRYLEPADIASQTLITYPIERNRLDIFTRFFDPADMEPAQIRTAEMTVMMMQLVASGRGVCCLPNWAVHEYTSRGYVLAKRLGAAGLQATLFAAVRSDMLEVPYMSDFLLTAKDISFATLEGVNAVSAHAAWPQGV, encoded by the coding sequence ATGATTGACTTGAGACACCTACGCACCCTCCACGCCCTGCGCGAAACGGACAGCCTGCCCGAGGCAGCCGAACGCCTGCACCTGACTCAATCGGCGCTATCACACCAGTTCCGGGAGCTGGAAACCCGCGTTGGCATGCCAGTGTTTGTGCGCAAGTCCAAACCGGTACGCTTCACCACGGCGGGGCTCAAGTTGCTGCAACTGGCCGACCAGGTCTTGCCGCTGATCCGCACAACCGAGCGCAACCTGAGCAAGCTCGCTGGCGGTGCGGCCGACCGGCTGCACATCGCGATCGAGTGCCACAGTTGCTATCAGTGGCTGATGCCCTCGCTGGACGAGTTTCGCTGCGCCTGGCCGGAAGTTGAACTGGACCTGGCATCGGGGTTGTCGTTCGCGCCCCTGCCGGCCCTGGAGCGGGGTGACCTCGACCTTGTGGTGACTTCCGACCCGGTGACCCTCCCGGGGATCACCTACGTGCCGTTATTCGGCTACGAGGCAATGCTGGCCATCGACAAACATCATCCGCTGCGCGAAAAGCGGTATCTGGAGCCGGCTGACATCGCCAGCCAGACCTTGATCACGTACCCGATCGAGCGCAACCGCCTGGACATCTTCACCCGCTTCTTCGACCCGGCCGACATGGAACCGGCCCAGATACGTACTGCAGAAATGACCGTCATGATGATGCAGTTGGTGGCAAGCGGCCGAGGTGTGTGCTGCCTGCCGAACTGGGCGGTGCACGAGTACACATCCCGCGGCTATGTGCTGGCCAAGCGGCTGGGCGCAGCCGGGTTGCAGGCCACGCTGTTTGCGGCTGTACGCAGCGACATGCTCGAAGTGCCTTACATGAGCGATTTTCTGCTCACGGCGAAAGACATTTCGTTTGCGACGCTTGAGGGCGTCAATGCGGTGTCAGCACATGCTGCGTGGCCGCAGGGCGTTTGA
- a CDS encoding flavin reductase family protein — MSLPSTAIAPLSFREALGHYASGITVITSLIDGNPIGFTCQSFYSVSMSPPLVSFSVMSSSASYPGIRRAGRFAVNILSGEQVGVSNQFARKGTDKWQGVDWQVSPLGNPVITGSLHWLDCEIHAEHAAGDHLIVVGEVKALNVQDAVATQPLLYFKGQYCNLAAHGAV; from the coding sequence ATGTCACTTCCCAGTACTGCCATCGCGCCATTGAGCTTTCGCGAAGCGCTCGGGCACTACGCATCGGGCATCACGGTGATCACTTCACTCATCGATGGCAACCCGATAGGTTTCACGTGCCAGTCGTTCTATAGCGTGTCGATGAGCCCACCGCTGGTGTCGTTCAGCGTGATGTCCAGCTCGGCCAGTTATCCCGGTATTCGTAGAGCGGGTCGATTCGCAGTCAACATTCTTTCGGGTGAGCAGGTTGGGGTTTCCAACCAGTTTGCCCGCAAAGGCACTGACAAGTGGCAGGGTGTCGACTGGCAGGTGTCGCCGCTGGGTAATCCGGTCATAACCGGCAGCCTGCACTGGCTTGACTGCGAGATTCACGCCGAACACGCTGCCGGCGATCATTTGATCGTGGTAGGTGAAGTGAAAGCGTTGAACGTGCAGGACGCTGTGGCGACGCAACCCTTGCTGTATTTCAAAGGACAATATTGCAACCTTGCCGCGCATGGCGCGGTTTGA
- a CDS encoding methionine synthase — translation MKKLLPTSTAGSLPKPSWLAQPETLWSPWKLQDEALIEGKQDALRLALQEQQHAGIDIVSDGEQTRQHFVTTFIEHLSGVDFEKRETVRIRDRYDASVPTVVGAVARQKPVFVEDARFLRQQTRQPIKWALPGPMTMIDTLHDNHYKSREKLAWEFAKILNQEARELEAAGVDIIQFDEPAFNVFFDEVNDWGVATLERAIEGLKCETAVHICYGYGIKANTDWKKTLGSEWRQYEEAFPKLQKSSIDIISLECHNSHVPMDLLELIRGKKVMVGAIDVANYTIETPEEVANTLRKALQFVDADKLYPCTNCGMAPLPRGVARGKLNALSAGADIVRKELLAI, via the coding sequence GTGAAAAAGCTGTTACCTACTTCGACCGCTGGCAGTTTGCCGAAACCCTCCTGGCTCGCACAACCCGAAACGCTCTGGTCACCCTGGAAGCTGCAAGATGAGGCATTGATCGAAGGCAAGCAGGATGCCCTGCGCCTGGCATTGCAGGAGCAGCAACACGCCGGCATTGATATCGTCAGCGATGGTGAGCAAACCCGCCAACATTTTGTGACTACCTTCATTGAGCACCTGAGCGGCGTTGACTTCGAGAAGCGCGAGACCGTCAGGATTCGTGATCGCTATGATGCAAGCGTACCGACAGTGGTAGGTGCTGTTGCTCGGCAAAAACCTGTGTTTGTCGAAGATGCCCGGTTCTTGCGCCAGCAGACCCGGCAGCCCATAAAGTGGGCGTTGCCAGGCCCCATGACCATGATCGACACGCTGCACGACAACCACTACAAAAGCCGCGAAAAACTGGCTTGGGAGTTTGCCAAGATCCTCAACCAGGAAGCCCGAGAGCTCGAGGCCGCCGGTGTGGATATCATTCAGTTTGATGAACCCGCCTTCAATGTCTTCTTTGACGAGGTGAATGACTGGGGGGTTGCCACCCTGGAACGGGCCATTGAAGGCCTCAAATGTGAAACCGCCGTACATATCTGCTATGGCTATGGCATCAAAGCCAACACCGACTGGAAAAAGACCCTGGGGTCCGAGTGGCGGCAATATGAAGAGGCCTTCCCCAAACTGCAAAAGTCCAGCATCGATATCATCTCGCTGGAATGCCATAACTCCCATGTGCCGATGGATCTGCTTGAGCTGATTCGAGGCAAGAAGGTGATGGTGGGCGCGATTGACGTGGCTAACTACACCATTGAAACCCCTGAGGAAGTCGCCAATACCTTGCGCAAGGCACTGCAATTTGTAGATGCAGACAAGCTCTATCCTTGCACCAACTGTGGCATGGCGCCCTTACCGCGTGGGGTCGCCCGCGGCAAGCTCAATGCGTTGAGTGCAGGTGCAGACATCGTGCGCAAAGAACTTTTGGCCATTTAA
- a CDS encoding DUF1852 domain-containing protein, giving the protein MTNKDFNFSIKSIRFDEHYHPSENTRLTTNFANLARGASRQQNLRSTLGMIDNRFNALAHWDNPKGDRYAVELDIISVEMSIGAEGGDHALPLIEILKTNVVDRQTGERIAGMVGNNFSSYVRDYDFSVLLLGHNANQPVFSTPDHFGELHGKLFKRFVNSSTYKAHFDKPPVICLSVSSSKTYHRTDNHHPVLGFEYQQDEYSLTDTYFEKMGLKVRYFMPPNSVAPLAFYFAGDLLSDYTNLELISTISTMDTFQKIYRPEIYNANSAAGKCYQPSLQHQDYSLTRIVYDREERSRLAIEQGRFVEEYFIKPHHAMLEQWSAHYAC; this is encoded by the coding sequence ATGACAAATAAAGACTTCAACTTTTCCATCAAGAGCATTCGTTTCGACGAGCATTATCACCCCTCCGAGAATACGCGCCTCACTACCAACTTCGCCAACCTGGCGAGGGGCGCGAGCCGGCAGCAGAACTTGCGCAGCACCTTGGGGATGATCGATAACCGCTTCAATGCCCTGGCGCACTGGGATAACCCCAAAGGGGACCGCTACGCGGTCGAGCTTGACATTATTTCTGTCGAAATGAGTATCGGTGCTGAAGGCGGCGATCACGCGCTGCCGCTGATTGAAATATTGAAAACAAACGTTGTCGACCGACAAACCGGCGAGCGCATCGCGGGCATGGTGGGGAATAATTTTTCTTCCTACGTGCGGGATTACGATTTTAGCGTATTGCTGTTGGGGCACAATGCGAACCAACCGGTGTTCAGCACGCCAGACCATTTCGGCGAGCTGCACGGAAAGCTGTTCAAGCGCTTCGTGAACTCAAGCACTTACAAGGCACATTTTGACAAGCCGCCGGTCATCTGCCTGAGCGTTTCGAGCAGCAAGACCTACCATCGGACGGATAATCATCACCCTGTGTTGGGTTTTGAGTATCAGCAGGATGAGTATTCGTTGACGGATACCTACTTTGAGAAGATGGGGTTGAAGGTGCGTTACTTCATGCCGCCAAACAGTGTTGCGCCTTTGGCCTTCTATTTTGCCGGTGACTTGCTCAGTGACTACACCAACCTTGAGCTGATCAGCACCATCAGCACCATGGATACTTTCCAGAAAATCTATCGGCCCGAAATATACAATGCGAACTCTGCCGCCGGGAAATGCTATCAGCCCAGCTTGCAGCACCAGGATTACTCACTGACGCGTATTGTTTATGACCGCGAAGAGCGAAGCAGGTTGGCCATCGAGCAGGGACGGTTTGTCGAGGAGTACTTTATCAAACCCCACCACGCGATGCTTGAACAGTGGTCCGCCCACTACGCCTGCTGA